The genomic window AACATTTTTAGAGCAAAAAAGAGCAGGTTTGAGTGTTTAGAGCAGGGTGTAGTGCTGCTGGAGTAAACCTAAGTCCACTAATAAATGAATGAGTTTATACTTTACATTGTAATACATCTGATTAGACTTGTTTACACCAGGGAACAAAGGCAAATAGTCTGTGTGAATGTAGTAATTGTTAAGATCTGGTGTAAAAACAGTATTAACACCTTAAAAGAACTTTACCTAGACTGTAAATCTATGGGCATGTTTATCGAATACCTTCactcaaatttatttaaaatttttttGTTTGAGAAAGTGTTGGAACTGTGTGGAGGAGGACAGTGTTTGAAGTTTATACCTTTTGAAAACCCctttttctgttgcatttgaCAACAATAGAAAAGACATTTAACTTGAGTGTAGCATGTGCAGAGTAAAATGAATTCCGAAAGAATACAAAATACTGTGGAAAGACCAAGCTACacaatattttaattattgatatttatatatatattgtaattaataatataaaacacataaacattaaGTGCAACAATATCATCAGCAAGTGTAGCCAAATCTGACTGAAAGTTTaatgaaatgcttttttttctgatttgaaTTTCAAGAAATTAAGCTTTGATTCAaattaatatgaacatccttaTCAAGAATAAGTCTTGAATGATTTAATGTAGCCTAGGATGAAACCTCAGCCTTGGCTGGGATGATCGATAGTTTCAGCCGACAACATAGATGATACAAGAGGATGGATCTGATGGCCTGGTCTCTGATGCCATAGATGAGAGTGCTCAGACATCTGGGAAAAAGgattaaagacacataaaaaataCTCCAGATACGCAAAATGATTACTCTGTCAGTGATTTTTGAGATGGCAGTAACCAAGGGGTTGTGTATAGTTGAAGAGAGACTGAGGCCCAGCTGCACcagatgcagcagcagtgtgttgcGGGCCTTCTGGGCTGAAGCTTTGTCTGTGGAGGCTGACCTGGCTGCTATCATCACACCAATATAGGAAGAAGTGACTGCCACACTAGCtgatacaaaaagaaaagaagtgtACACTTTGTGATAATCATCAGACACTGGAccaacaaacatgttttctttggCACAAAAATCTTTCATCTGCAGACTCTCCAGGTCTTCGAAAGGAAAATCTAACAGTAACAGAACTTGAGTGAGAATATTTAGTGAACTGAAGATCCAAACCACAATAATAgccactgctgtgtttctgatAGTGATGACTGTGCAGTGTCTAAGTGGGTAGCACACAGCTACATATCTCTCCAGAGACATCACCACCAGTGTGAGAGGAGAGATTTTGTTGG from Epinephelus lanceolatus isolate andai-2023 chromosome 11, ASM4190304v1, whole genome shotgun sequence includes these protein-coding regions:
- the LOC117269242 gene encoding odorant receptor 131-2-like, which produces MSYATSSQTNITAGVQGRAILEIVLFSAPITVPCCVFLFINGVMLFTLRSKTIFRETSRYILLFNLLFADTVQMALSQILYLLAACRITLTYPVCGVLAMLADLTNKISPLTLVVMSLERYVAVCYPLRHCTVITIRNTAVAIIVVWIFSSLNILTQVLLLLDFPFEDLESLQMKDFCAKENMFVGPVSDDYHKVYTSFLFVSASVAVTSSYIGVMIAARSASTDKASAQKARNTLLLHLVQLGLSLSSTIHNPLVTAISKITDRVIILRIWSIFYVSLILFPRCLSTLIYGIRDQAIRSILLYHLCCRLKLSIIPAKAEVSS